GTGTCACGGCAGTCGGTTGAAAAGGTGCTGCAACAGGAAATACCCGGTGCTGCGCGGATCATTTTTCAAGTGGCGCCGGAAATGGCCGGTGGCCTTGAACTGGCGGTAGGCGGGCAAAAGGTTTCCTGGACAATAGGGAATTATCTGTCATCCTTACGCCAAAGCATGAAGGAAATACTGGAGAGGAAGAAAAACGACAATGTGGCGCGAAGCTGAAGGACTGTCAGCGATTCTGGATAACACGTTTAATGCTTTGCAACAGGCCGCCCGGGAATATAAACCTGTTATTGCCTGGCGGGAAACCGGCACTGTTAAGTCCTTAGCCAACGGCATTGCCTGGATAGAGGGATTGCCTGGGGCGGAACTGGAAGAACTGGTGCAATTTACCGACGACCTGGCGGGAATCGTTTTTAACCTGGATGACAAGGAAGTGGGAGTTGTTCTCCTGGGAGATAACCCGGACCTGGAAGCCGGCGCCCAAGTGCAACGGACCGGCCGGGTGGCGGACGTGCCGGTGGGCGAAGGGCTGCTGGGCCGGGTTATTGACCCTCTGGGTAAACCGCTGGATGATAAAGGTCCGCTGGCTGGTAAAAAACGGCTGCCTATCGAAAGAGAAGCGCCGCGGATTATGGATCGTTCGCCGATTACGGTGCCGCTGCAAACGGGTATTAAAGTAATTGACGCTCTGATTCCCATCGGCCGGGGGCAGCGACAGCTCATCCTGGGGGATCGCCAGACGGGGAAAACGGCGATCGCTGTTGACACCATCATCAATCAGCGGGATACCGGCGTAATTTGTGTGTATTGCGGGATTGGGCAGCGTGGGGCCTCGCTGGCCGGATTAATTGCGGAGTTGACAGACAGGGGAGCATTGGACTATACTGTGGTTGTTATCGCCGAAGGAAACGAGCCGCCGGGGCTGCGTTATATTGCGCCCTATGCCGCCACAGCCATTGGTGAGTACTTTATGGAACAAGGGCGGGACGTTCTCATCGTTTATGACGATTTGACCAACCATGCCACCACATACCGGGAAATTTCCCTGCTTTTGCGCCGGCCCCCCGGGCGGGAAGCTTATCCCGGCGATATTTTTTATATCCATTCCCGGTTGTTGGAACGTTCCACCCAATTAAGAGGGGAAAGCGGCGGCGGCTCACTAACCGCCCTGCCGATCATTCAGACCGAGGCCCAGAATATTTCCGCCTATATTCCCACCAATCTTATATCAATTACCGATGGACAGCTGTACCTATCGCCAAACCTTTTCCAAAAAGGAATGTTGCCGGCCGTGGATGTGGGAAAGTCAGTTTCCCGTGTCGGCGGGAAAGCTCAGATTAAAGCCTATCGGTCCGTAGCCGGTGATCTGAAACTAGCCTATTCCCAATTTGAAGAACTGGAGATTTTTTCCCGGTTTGGCACCAGGCTGGACGACCAAACCCGCAGGATACTGGAGCATGGACACCGTATCCGTTCCTGTTTGAAACAGCCGCGCTATCAGCCGCTGACGGTAGAGCAGCAAATAACCTTATTGCTGGCATTAACCGCCCGACTTTTTGATGAAATTCCTTTGGATCATCTGCCGGTATTGGAACAAGCCGTTATCCAAACTGCCGCCGAGATGCCGCAGGAGATCCGGGAGCGTATTCTTACGGGAAAAATTTTGACAGAGCAGGACCGCGACATCATCCTGGCAATGCTAAAAAGACGTTTTGCCGGCTGGGAGGTAAATGATGGCACAAACGCTGGATATTCTGCAACGGAAGATAAAGAGCGCAATGGAACTTCAGTCGGTAGTTGACACGATGAAAGCGTTAGCTGTAGTCAACATCGGGATTTACGAAAAAGTCGACCAATCCTTATCGGAATATTACCGCACAATTGAGTTGGGGCTCATTGGGATTTTGCGCCAGTATCGTCCGGTTTTATTATCTCCTGGCTACAGACAGGCCGCCGGCGGCGTCGGGATTGTCATTTTTGGTTCCGATCAGGGGATGGTAGGACAATTTAACGATTCCCTGGCCAGCCTCATTATGGATAAATGGGGACCGACTAACGGGAATATAAGCGTGTGGGCGGTTGGCGAGCGCATCACTCTGAAGATCCAGGATAAACTGGCTATTGAAAAGCAGTATCGTGTGCCCGACTCAGCCAATGGGATTGTTTCCCTCATTGGCAGCATAGTGCTCGATATTGACAGAAAACGTCAAACAGGAGCAATCCATCAACTCTCTATTTTTTACAATAAACCTTTAGCCGGTACCGGCTACCAGCCGACGGTCCAGCAGCTTTTACCCATTGACCTGCAATGGTTGGCCGGACTGGAGGAGCAACCGTGGCCGACAAACAAGCTGCCTCAGGTTGTCCAAGAACATAATGAGGCTTTTCAATTGTTCATCAGGGAATATTTATTTATTTCCCTGTGCCGGGTTTGTACCGGTTCCCTGGTAAGTGAAAATATCGGCCGATTGGCGTCAATGCAGCGGGCAACAAAAAATATCGATGATTTGTTGGCGCAACTGCGGGGCATATATAACGAGGAACGCCAAAGTTCCATTACGGAAGAATTATTTGACCTGGTTTTCGGATTCGATGCCTTGGCGCGTGATACAGATAGATGACAGGTCAGGCGGAATCATTCATGGTATGATGGTATGTCTCTGGAAAAATAATTAGGAGGTTGGTTTTATAGTGAATGCAATCATTTATTCGGCAATTTTGGAAAACCAGGTATTAAAATTTGATTACGAAGGAGGAGTGCACACAGTAGAACCATTTTGTTACGGGGTCAGTTCGGTTGGTGAACCCGTATTGCAGGCCTATCAAATCGCGGGCGGCAATAATCCCAATGACGCTATTGGCTGGCGGTTGTTTAAAGTATCGGGAATGACCAATATAGCTACGATAGATAAAAAATTTAATCCGCGAAAAGATGGATACAGTTCCAATCCGGCTATAAGCAAGATATTTTGTGCTGTACCGGTGAATGAATAATAAGCCGCAAAAGGAAAAGTGGAGATTTCCGGAACCGGAATGAAGCTGAAGCCGCTAATTTTGGCGGCTTTTTATGTTTAGTGAGTTTGCTGGGATCATTACAAAGAATTAACAATAGTTAACCGAAACTTAATCATTTCCGGAAGAACTAGGCGATAGAATTATATTTAGTATTAGCTTTAACAGGGGGGGGATTCATTGACGAAAAAATGTGTTGCAAATGATAAAAGGCTGTTGGTGAAATGCTTTTTGACAGCTGACTATAAATGAGTTGGGGAGGCATGGCGATCATGCGTATAGAAGAAGGAAAATATCTGGTGAAACTAGCCGAAACTTCAGACGAAAAGGAACAAGTATATAGACTGCGACATGATGTTTATCATAAAGAACTCAATCTTATTGGTAAAAACGCCCAATGCGAGCAGGAGTATGATAGTTACGATGAAATTTGTGACCATTTGATTATCCGCGATGTAGAAGCAAACCGGTGTGTCAGCACGTTCCGATTTTTATCGGGAAAAAAGCTGCAGGGAAATGCCGGTTTCTATTCGGAACAATGGTTTGATATTGGCAACTTAAGCCGTCAAAGAAGCAAGGTTTTGGAACTTGGGCGGGCCTGTATAGATTTGCAGTACAGGAATACAAAAGTATTTAAAATGCTTTTTGCCGGTGTGGGCGCATATCTGAAGCTATATCCCCATGATTATTTGATTGGTCTTACAACCGTGTCTTGCAACTCAAAGCAGCATATCAGAATGATAACAGAGTACTTGATAAATAAGAAAGTCGTTAATGTCTCTTTTGGAATAAAACCTAAAAAACATTTTGAAATCAACGAAGCGGAGTTAAGGGGTTACACGATGGCGGCATTCACTGAAAGGGAGGTATTCAGCAAGATGTCGACCCTAATGCTGGCATATCATAAATATGGCGCGGAATTTATTAGTGAACCGTCGATTGATGTTGACTTTAACCCGCCGGTAGTTGATTTTTTCACGATTTTTAATACTGAGAAATACCCGAAATGGGTATCATGAGTCAACTCTAAATCACATTGAAACTGAATAATATAAGAGGTCAACAATTAATGAAGCCTTTTCTAAGTCAAGCCGCCACTCGGCTTAAACGAAAAATATTGGCACTACTGCAAATCGGAGCGGCCCATGTGATTGTATATTGGGTATTCAAACTCAGAGCTCAATTGAGGGTTGACCGCAGCGGCATGCGGGGAATGAAGCCGCCATTCATCGTACTGGGAAATCATACATCCAATTTTGATCCGGCGCTGGTGCAGCATGTTATATCACCCTATCCCTGTTATTTTCTTACTTCCAATTATTATTTCCGGTTGCCAATTGTGAGGCAGGTATTAAATATATTCGGCGCAATTCCCAAAATACAGTTTTATCCCGACATACGTTCGGCGCGCATGATGGTGGAAGCCATTTCCAGGGGGGACGCCGTGGGCATATTTCCGGAAGGGCGTCGCTCAATTGACGGGAAATGCTGCCCGATACCCGATTCAGTGGCGAAATTGATTAAGAAGTTCAAAGTTCCGGTTGTGTCCGTCAGGACAAGGGGCGGCTATTTTATTTGGCCCCGTTGGTCTTCCTTCTGGCGGTCCGGCAGTGTGGAGACGGTTGCTAAACCGATTCTGACAACAGAAGAGATTTGTAAAATGGATGTTCAGGAAATATATGATATTATTTGCCAGGCGTTGACATATAACGATTATGAATGGAATCGCACCGCCCGGGAAAATTATTATCATAAAAATGCGGCCGAGCGGCTCCATCTTGTTTTGCACCAATGTCCGCGCTGTTTCGCCGAGCGGACGATGCGCAGCAAAGGAATCAGGCTTTACTGCAGCGCGTGCGGCAATACGGCGGTTATCGACGAGTCTGGTTTTTTGCAGCCGCTTGACGGCGAGAGCGTTATTTTTGACGATCCGGTAAAATGGAATGCCTGGCAGCGCAATAACATGCTTGCGCTTTTGCGCGACGACCGCTTTACTATTCATGTCAAAGTAAAAGACCTTCGCATTGCCGACAAATATTATGGTGAATATCGCAGCTGCGGCTATGGGGAAATTATCCTCAATAAAGACGGCATGCGGTTTTGGGGTCCAATTGACGGGCGAATGACGGAACTATTCTTTCCCTGTGAAACCATGCCTTCGATTTCCACGGAATTCAGAGATGACTTTGAGATCTGTGATAATATTAATGCATGGTGGTTTTTTTTGGAAGAAGAACAGCAAACCGTTCGGATGGAAGCTGCTATATCGCTGCTTTACGAACAAAAAATGAGTCCACTCCGAAGCATCTGAAAAAATGGCTGTAAGTTTTATATGTATGTTTCAAATGCTGGCTGTTAAGGGAGGCTGCCCGGGATGCTTAGGCTGTCACCGCTGGGGGCATTGTATGCCACCCAATTTCTGTCTGCTTTCGTTGACAATATGATCTTATTCATTATTCAAGCTATTATTATACGGGATGCCTATCCTGATTTCTACCTGCCTTTCGTGCAAAGTACTTTTCTTGCTTCTTACATTTTTTTATCGCCGTGGGTTGGCCGTTTTGCCGACCGAAAGCCAAAAGCCCGGATACTCAAGGTGGGCAACATCGTGAAAACCGCCGGTGTCCTGCTATTGCTCCTGAATTTTTCCCCGGCTCTTAGTTACGCGGTAGTAGGGTTGGGGGCAGTGATTTACAGTCCTGCCAAATATGGCATGCTGCCCTTTCTCACCCAGGGCGAGGATCATCTGCTCCGGGCGAATTCCGGTTTGGAGAGCTATACCATTTTAGCTATCCTGGCCGGTTCGGTGGCAGGTGGTTTTCTCGCCGACCTCTCCATACCCCTGGCGCTTGGTACCTGTGTGCTTTTATACGGCGCCTCCGTCGGCACCAACACTTTAATCCCCGAGGATCCCGGCAACACGGCTATCAGCTATAGAAACGCCATCCGCGAATTTATTGCCGATACCGCCACTTTGCTAAGTCAGCGTCAAAGCCATTACTCCCTGCTGGGGACGGGTTCTTTCTGGCTTGCCTCCGCTGTCCTCCGGATGATTATCTTTGCCTGGGCGCCGCTCACGCTGGGAATAACCAGCGGCTCGGCCATCAGCCTGATTATCGCCGTCACCGGCGTAGGCATTGTAATCGGGGCGGCGGTTACGCCATACCTGGTTAGCATCCGGAGTTATCAGCGTACCGTCTGGTTCGGTTTCGCCATGGGGCTGTCGATCCTGGCTTTACTAAAAATAACCAGTCTGCCGGCCGCTGTTATCTTCCTGCTGCTGATTGGAGCGCTGGGAGGCATCTACATTGTGCCCATGAATGCCTGCCTGCAGCAGGTAGGTCAACGTACTGTCGGGACGGGCAAGACCATCGCCGTCCAGAACTTTCTGGAGAATACATTCATGTTTGCCGGCGTAAGCGCCTACACCGTAGCCACCAAAACGGGCGTAGCCACAAATACCTGTATAGGCGTCACCGGTATGGGTTTCTTATTCTTTGTTGGGTATTTATTCCTGTCTTCCCGAAAGGGAGGCACTATATGCAACGTATAATTTCGCGAGCAAAGACCGGGTCAGGCTGTTGAAAAACTTCGCCTAGCGTCGTTGCTCCTCAGAGCCCTGGCTTGCGTACCCCCCAAAGTACGCGGCGCGGCGGGCTCTTCCGGTGCGCCTAGCTATGCTCGTTTTTGAACAGCCTGGGATTTGTCGCGAGCAAAGACCGGGTCAGGCTACATTATTGCAATAATGCAAGCCTGACCCGGTCTTTTAACCCAGTTCATTTCTGAGCACAGTTTTTGAACTTTTTCCGGTATTTAAATTTTCAATACTACCCGGCCTAAGACATGATTTGCCGGGACCGGGCCGATATACCGGCTGTCCTTGCTGTTATTGCGATTATCACCCATGACAAATACTTTGTTTTCCGGAACAACAATTTTTTGGGCAGATGCATATTGCATCGCTTCTTTTACATAAGGTTCATCCAAAGCCGTTCCGTTCCGGTAGACCTTGCCATCCTTAAACTCAAGGGTATCGCCGGGTTTGCCGATAACTCTCTTGACCCAGATATGATGATCGGAATCATTGATAACTTTGGTTACCGCTAAATAGGTGTTCAGGGGGTCGGATATATCGTCTTTCCAAGAGCGTTCGCGCAAGACCCGGCTGTCAATAATGACAATATCGCTATAGTCCGGTAATTGACCCAGAGTATGGGATATTTTGGATACAAACAGATAGTTATTGTTTTCCAGCGTCGGTTCCATCGAACTGCCTTGAACCCGTGTGGGTTGAAAAAGGAAGGCGTTTATAACAAGCGCCAGCGCAAAAGCGATTGTAATGCTGTATACCCAGTCCAATAATTCTCTCAATAGTTTCATCTTATTCTCTTGTCCTCCTGTCCTCCTGGCCCTTAAGTAAAAGAACTTAATAGGCATTAAAATTGTATCAAATTCTTAACACCAAGGCAAGGTAAAAATGTGCTAATAAACGGGTGCGGTCTATTTTTTATAGATATAACAGGGTGACAGGAAAAAATATTTCAGTTAAAATATGGATATAGAGTATGTAGATATTATTACTAATCATTTATTTTTAAGAGATAATAATTAAACAAGAGGTGACTCATGATGCAGACATTGCCCCATGTTGTGATTGTCGGAGCCGGATTCGGCGGCTTGTGGGCAGCGCGGGAACTTGCCGGGGCACCCGTAAGCGTAACGCTTATTGACAGGAATAACTATCATCTGTTTCAGCCGCTGTTATATCAAGTAGCTACTGCTGAACTGGCGCCGGAAGACATTGTTTACCCTGTGCGATCCATCTTTCGCCATCAAAAGAACTTACAATTTCGCATGGCGGAAGTGGAAGGCGCCGACTTTAACGCAAAATTACTGCATACTTCCATCGGCAATATAGGGTATGACTACTTAATTCTGGCGGTTGGCGGCATCAATAACTATTTTGGAATCCGATCCGTCGCTGAAAACGGCCTTGGTTTAAAAAATGTCAATGATGCCATGGCTATCCGTAACCAAATCCTTAAGTCTGTGGAAATGGCTATGCAGGAAACGGACGCTAAGGTCCGACAGGCTCTCATGACCTTTGTAGTGGTAGGCGGCGGACCGACGGGGGTGGAAAGCGCCGGCGCGCTGTCGGAACTTCTGCACTTGGTACTGCCCAAAGATTACCTGGGATTTGATTTCAGCCAGACAAGGATTATATTACTGCAGTCTTCCAACCGGCTGCTGGCAGAAATGCCGGAACCGCTCAGCAAAGAGACGGTAGCTGTGCTGACCAGGAAAAAGATTGAAGTTCGGCTTGGTAATCCGGTGATCGATTTTGACGGTACTACCGTTACATTGAAAGACGGTCAAACCATATCTGCCCATACCTTAATCTGGGCTGCCGGGATACAGGCGGCAAGCTTGGCCGGCAAGCTGGGGGTAAGACAGGCCCGCTTGGGCCGAATTGTTGTGGACCCAACGCTGCAGGTCCCCGATCACCCGGAGGTGTTCGTAGTTGGTGACGTTGCCTACCTTGAGGACAATGGCCAACCGTTGCCCATGATAGCCCCGGTCGCCACGCAACAGGCTAAGACTGCTGTTGCCAACATCCGCCGTCTGCTTGCCGGGAAGCCCCCGGAAAATTTTACCTATCGCAATCCGGGTGTGCTGGCTACAATCGGGCGGAATTCTGCCGTAGCTTATTTTGGCCGTTGGCAGTTCCATGGTTTTATTGCCTGGGTGATGTGGCTTGTAATTCACATACTAAGGCTTATTGGTTTCCGCAACCGTCTTACGGTATTGAGCAACTGGGCCTGGGACTACTTTTTCTATGAACGGGCCGTGAGGTTTATTTTGCACGGGCCATGTGATGAAAGCGACAAATTGCTCATTTGTTCCCTTCCGGATGATACGAAGTGAAAATTATTCGGAGATAATCATCTAATTGTCCTGAGTTTTGGCGGTGTCTTTACTGACAGTAAACTGACCCTTTGAATCCATTCCCGCATACGAAACTTGCGCAATGTCAAAGATGCCCTGGGCGGTAAGTTGTTTTTCCAGCCAATCCCGGGAAAGATTGTGCTTACGCAAGTTTTCTTCAATGACTTGGCCGTCCATGATTAACTCCACGGGATAAGCTGGATCAGGCAAATGAATGTTAACATCGGTTTTGGTTAAAGGCTGGTAATCGGATTTTTTTATGATGTTTAGGTCGCCTGTTGGTTCGACGATGGCATACTGTACTTCGGCATGGTCGAGAATACCTTTTTCACGCAACTTGCTGTTCAATTCGTCCAAATCGAAACGCATGCCCCGCATATTATCTATTAAAACGTTGCCGTTTTTAATCACGATAGTTGGTGAGCCCTCAATGATCTTTCTTAACGGCCGGCTCTTTATCGTAAGAAAGGATGTAAAGTATGCAAGCGCCACAAATAGAATGAGATCGTAATAGTGGCTCCAGACTTTACCCGGCTCGGATGAAACGACGGTACCGGCGATAGAACCGATGGTAATACCGCTGATATACTCATAGAGGGTTAATTGTCCAATCTGAGTCTTACCCATAACGCGGGTAAAGACCAGCAAACTTAAAAAGACCAGGGAAGTCTGCCAGGTATCACGCATGATTTCCTGCCAATCCATATTTAAACATCTCCTTTAAATCTAAATCTAAATTTGATTGTGCTTATAGGTTGGACAATTAGCAGTTAAGATATTACACCAGGCAACTTCTTTTTCTCTATCTATGTCCATTAAAAATTGACATCCGGGTATTAGGATAAGCTGTTGCTGAAACTTTTATTATGAGTTACAGTATAAAACTTCTTGTTGCGGTAAAAAAAATATACTATATAATAAAGGTGAATAAAATAATAAAATTCTTCATCTAACATTTACATTTTTACATTCCACCTGTGTTAAACTTAACGTAACAAAAATTAAAGGAAACTAAAGGGAGAAATCAACATTGCTTATTATGCTGGCTAAGTTTTTGCTTGTTGGTGTATCCGGTGTGGGGGTTAACCTGGCGGTTTACCTGCCCCTTACTTATGCCGGAGTTCACTATCTTTTAGCGGCAGTCATTTCTTTTGCCGTTGCCGTTACCAGTAATTTTTTTTGGAATTTGGTTTGGACTTTTAGAGGGCGGGCCGCGGATAAGACTACGCGGCAGAAATACATTATTTTTGTTATTATCAGCGGCCTGAACTTAGGGGTTAATTTGCTTATACTGCGCTTGCTGGTAGAGACTTTAGGCATGAAGGACTCCTGGGCTCAGCTTCTGGCTGTCGGCTGTACCGGCATTCTCAATTTTTCCATGAATTATGCAGTTACTTTCCGGGAATCGCGCAAGACTAAACGGAAGGAGAATCAGGCGCCTTATGAAACTAGTTATCATCCCAACCTATAATGAACGGGATAATATGGAAGAACTATTGGCGGCAATATATAAAATTGTGCCTGGCATTCATGTGCTGGTTGTTGATGACGGGTCACCGGATGGAACAGGGGAGTTGGTTGAAGATCTCATTCAACGCCGTTACCCCGACAATCTTTTTTTAATAAAGCGTGCCGGCAAGCTGGGATTGGGAACGGCCTACATTGCCGGGTTCAAGTGGGCATTAAAACGGGACTATCAATATATCTTTGAAATGGATGCAGACTTTTCGCATAATCCGCAATATTTACCTGTTTTCCTCGCCGCAATTCAGGAAACGGATTTAGTCCTGGGCAGCCGGTATATTACCGGCGGCGGCGTTAAAAACTGGAGTTTTTTCCGGCGGTTGATCAGCCTGGGGGGCAGTTTGTATTCGCGAACCATATTGCAAATGCCGTTTAAAGATTTGACAGGCGGCTTTAAGTGCTTCCGGCGGGAAGTATTGGAGGCCATTGATCTTGACAGAGTTAAATCCAACGGCTATTCTTTTCAGATTGAAATGACTTACCGCGCTTTTCTTCAAGGCTATCGGGTCAAAGAAGTTCCCATTGTTTTTGAGGAACGGGCCGAAGGTAAATCCAAAATGTCCTCGGCTATATTTATGGAAGCGATATTAATGATTTGGAAGCTGAGAGCCGCCAGAAGTCAGATGAAAATCTCACGGCGCAGTGAAGTGGAGAAATTAGCTTAGAGTCATTGGACAGGAAGGAGTTTATCATTTGTTTTACCTGTCACCATCGCTAGCTGCCGCTGGTATTATTGCAGCGGGGTTGATTGCCAGGCTGATCCTGGCTGCATCTGTAGGATTAGGTGTGGATGAATCCTATGTAGCCGCGGTAGCACACCAGTTTAGCTTGAGCTATTTTGACCATCCGCCCCTTCATTTTTGGATTATTTGGTTGACCGCGTTTATAACGGGCAGCGAACATCCCGTAATATTGCGGCTGCCGTTTATTTTGTTATTCGCAGGTACCAGCTGGCTCATGTATAAAATCACTTCCCGGCTATTCGGAAAGTGGGCAGGGGTATACGCCACGCTCCTTTTGAATGTGTCGGCGGTATTTAGCCTGAGTACCGGCAGCTGGCTGTTGCCGGACGGGCCTTTGATGTTTTTCATGCTGGCCGCGGTTGGGGTTTTAACCAATATGTTGTTCGTTCCGGGGAACATACCGTCGCTTCCTGGCTGGCTGCTGGCTGGAATTTTTACCGGGCTGGGTATGCTGAGCAAGTACCATGCCGTCTTTATTGCGCTAGGCACGTTGGCGTTTTTGTTAACAAGCCGGGAACGGCGAGGGTTATTATTGACACCCGGACCCTATCTTGCCGCCGGAATTTCGTTTCTCGTTTTTCTGCCGGTACTGGTATGGAATCACGACAACGGCTGGGTATCTTTTGTATTCCAAACCGGCAGAGGGGCCGCCAGCGGTTTTTATCCGGCCAAAATGCTTGGCAATATCGCCGGGCAGGCGATCTGGCTGTTACCGTGGATCTGGCTGCCGCTGGCCGGGATTTTCATTGCCGGGTTAGCTCGCGGTCCGGTGCGTAAGCGGGACAATATCATCCAGGACCGGACCTGGTTCTTATGTTGTATGGCCTTTGGTCCGATCGTCCTGTTTACGCTGGCGACGTTATGGGGATCGCAGGGGTTGTTCCATTGGCAGGCGCCGGGATATTTGCTATTGTTTCCTTTATTGGGACGGGAAGCGGCCGTAAGGGTGGAAAGCGGGGCCCGGCTGGT
This window of the Methylomusa anaerophila genome carries:
- a CDS encoding polyprenol monophosphomannose synthase — encoded protein: MKLVIIPTYNERDNMEELLAAIYKIVPGIHVLVVDDGSPDGTGELVEDLIQRRYPDNLFLIKRAGKLGLGTAYIAGFKWALKRDYQYIFEMDADFSHNPQYLPVFLAAIQETDLVLGSRYITGGGVKNWSFFRRLISLGGSLYSRTILQMPFKDLTGGFKCFRREVLEAIDLDRVKSNGYSFQIEMTYRAFLQGYRVKEVPIVFEERAEGKSKMSSAIFMEAILMIWKLRAARSQMKISRRSEVEKLA
- a CDS encoding glycosyltransferase family 39 protein translates to MFYLSPSLAAAGIIAAGLIARLILAASVGLGVDESYVAAVAHQFSLSYFDHPPLHFWIIWLTAFITGSEHPVILRLPFILLFAGTSWLMYKITSRLFGKWAGVYATLLLNVSAVFSLSTGSWLLPDGPLMFFMLAAVGVLTNMLFVPGNIPSLPGWLLAGIFTGLGMLSKYHAVFIALGTLAFLLTSRERRGLLLTPGPYLAAGISFLVFLPVLVWNHDNGWVSFVFQTGRGAASGFYPAKMLGNIAGQAIWLLPWIWLPLAGIFIAGLARGPVRKRDNIIQDRTWFLCCMAFGPIVLFTLATLWGSQGLFHWQAPGYLLLFPLLGREAAVRVESGARLVRWWLKGSVAAFIVIVLIVASHTATGWLRTVAPAWFAGGDPTVEALDWREVPDIVTKAGQMTGTEVSFIASGHWIDTGKLAYALAGKYPVLCLSKEPHHFAFMHGQSEFKGKNALLIGRKSTMGEAVKEYGPYFDAVIPLGEAQIHRYGRPEVDLVLFLGRNFHGDYPLPYGRQ